Proteins encoded by one window of Candidatus Marsarchaeota archaeon:
- a CDS encoding APC family permease yields the protein MPKKISVPVATAVALGAIIGAGIFVLSGTAIALAGTYALVAFIFVGIVAILIAFQLGELGSIMPKAKGAAYSFVYEAFGSQLGFITGVLLYFSFATAISAVALGFGSYASSFLGLGSGYSIYLAIALIFVLSIVNIYGIKKAAKMDFGLVVVKIGILSIFVAFAVIFALSGASHFSLSYLATPASKVGLAAIFAASVAIFFAYSGFQSISTFTLDVDGGPNMAARAILYSVVISMIVYILVVLALMLLVPVAKFTVAADPLAFALSYIHAPGYISTIIDIGAMIATTSATLAMILTSSRILYQIGKDRLLPHPVTRFNRKRDVAVNGVVISAVIGVIMLFSGNIYIIAAISNFGLLFSYLLASFAVIHFRRIKRLGSFKTPLYPYVPIVSIVAVMAFMIGMPKEALVLGVMIIISLIVIYYAIIEIDKKRPVKEKLFR from the coding sequence ATGCCGAAAAAGATAAGCGTGCCTGTGGCAACCGCGGTTGCGCTCGGCGCCATAATAGGCGCAGGTATATTCGTGCTTAGCGGAACAGCGATAGCCCTTGCAGGCACCTACGCCCTGGTGGCGTTTATATTCGTAGGCATAGTCGCAATACTTATTGCATTTCAGCTGGGCGAGCTGGGCTCAATAATGCCAAAGGCCAAAGGCGCAGCGTATTCGTTCGTTTATGAAGCTTTCGGGAGCCAGCTTGGCTTTATAACTGGCGTTCTGCTTTACTTCAGCTTTGCAACCGCAATATCAGCAGTTGCCCTGGGCTTCGGCTCGTACGCTTCAAGCTTCCTGGGCTTGGGCAGCGGCTATTCGATTTACCTTGCAATCGCGCTCATATTCGTGCTGTCCATTGTCAATATATACGGCATAAAGAAGGCAGCAAAGATGGATTTCGGCCTTGTTGTAGTGAAGATAGGCATACTCTCCATATTCGTTGCATTTGCAGTGATATTCGCGCTTTCTGGTGCAAGCCACTTCAGCCTTTCATATCTTGCAACACCTGCAAGCAAGGTGGGCCTTGCAGCCATTTTTGCGGCAAGCGTAGCCATATTCTTCGCATACTCAGGATTTCAGTCCATAAGCACATTTACGTTAGATGTGGACGGCGGCCCGAACATGGCAGCACGGGCAATACTGTATTCGGTAGTCATAAGCATGATAGTATACATATTGGTTGTGCTGGCGCTCATGCTGCTCGTGCCTGTAGCAAAGTTTACTGTTGCAGCAGACCCGCTGGCATTTGCGCTAAGCTATATACACGCGCCAGGCTACATATCGACAATAATAGACATAGGGGCAATGATAGCAACAACTTCCGCCACACTTGCAATGATACTCACATCTTCAAGGATATTATACCAAATAGGCAAGGACAGGCTTTTGCCACATCCTGTAACTAGGTTTAACAGGAAAAGGGACGTTGCAGTCAACGGCGTTGTAATATCTGCAGTGATAGGCGTAATAATGCTTTTCTCCGGGAACATATACATAATAGCTGCAATAAGCAATTTCGGCCTTCTATTCTCGTATTTGCTGGCAAGCTTTGCAGTCATACATTTCAGGCGCATAAAAAGGCTCGGAAGCTTCAAAACACCCTTATACCCTTACGTGCCGATAGTCTCAATCGTTGCGGTCATGGCATTCATGATAGGCATGCCAAAAGAGGCCCTTGTGCTTGGCGTAATGATTATAATATCGCTCATTGTTATCTACTACGCAATAATTGAGATAGACAAGAAAAGGCCGGTAAAGGAAAAGCTTTTCAGGTAG
- the ychF gene encoding YchF-related putative GTPase produces the protein MIIGIIGAPNKGKSTLFSAMTMVDAKIANYPFTTVDPNKGVCYASAECAEAKIGKKCNPRNSICMNGHRFIPINVVDVAGLVPGAHEGKGMGNQFLSDLSMADAFIIVVDATGKTDQEGNSCDYSDPAEDVKMVVDELVEWISGIIERHMPSLSKRDDGIAAMCELLTGLKIGKREIEETIDKLALTSSRINWNDVGIERFSRSILMASKRFIVAANKSDAKSEKAMASLRQYCSSNSIAVVECSAAIELALRKASSSGAIRYEPGSRSFEVTGTINEEQGKALERMAAFLKNQGTNVQELINTLVFSTMHFIVVYPVEDENKFTDHYGNVLPDAVLLADGSTAQELAAAIHSEIAKNMLYAINAITKMRIGKDHKLADGDIIKIVSAAR, from the coding sequence ATGATAATCGGAATAATAGGCGCCCCTAACAAGGGCAAAAGCACGCTGTTCTCGGCAATGACGATGGTCGACGCCAAGATTGCAAATTATCCATTCACCACAGTGGACCCAAATAAGGGCGTTTGCTATGCAAGTGCGGAGTGCGCTGAAGCCAAAATAGGGAAGAAGTGCAACCCAAGAAATTCGATATGCATGAACGGGCACAGGTTCATACCTATAAACGTGGTAGATGTCGCAGGCCTCGTTCCAGGGGCCCACGAAGGCAAGGGCATGGGCAACCAGTTTCTCAGCGACCTGTCAATGGCTGATGCATTCATAATAGTTGTTGACGCTACCGGCAAAACCGACCAGGAGGGCAACAGCTGCGACTACTCCGACCCTGCCGAAGACGTCAAAATGGTGGTGGACGAGCTTGTTGAATGGATATCGGGAATCATAGAACGGCATATGCCTTCGCTCAGCAAAAGGGATGACGGCATAGCCGCGATGTGCGAACTGCTGACAGGGCTTAAGATAGGAAAGCGCGAAATAGAGGAAACCATCGACAAGCTGGCACTTACATCATCAAGGATAAACTGGAACGATGTGGGAATTGAGCGCTTTTCAAGGTCCATACTGATGGCCTCAAAGCGTTTCATCGTTGCGGCAAACAAATCAGATGCCAAATCAGAGAAGGCTATGGCATCGCTTAGGCAGTATTGCAGCAGCAATTCAATAGCAGTGGTAGAATGCTCTGCAGCAATAGAACTGGCCCTGCGCAAGGCTTCCTCTTCGGGGGCAATACGCTACGAGCCGGGATCAAGGAGCTTCGAGGTAACTGGCACCATCAACGAAGAGCAGGGCAAGGCGCTTGAAAGAATGGCAGCCTTCCTTAAGAATCAAGGCACCAACGTGCAGGAGCTCATAAACACGCTGGTCTTCAGCACAATGCACTTCATAGTGGTGTATCCCGTAGAGGACGAAAACAAATTCACAGACCATTACGGAAACGTGCTTCCTGACGCAGTGCTCCTTGCTGACGGCTCGACTGCGCAGGAGCTTGCTGCCGCCATACATTCGGAAATAGCGAAGAACATGCTCTACGCGATAAACGCAATCACGAAGATGAGAATAGGGAAGGACCACAAGCTTGCAGATGGGGACATAATAAAGATAGTAAGCGCTGCAAGATAG
- a CDS encoding preprotein translocase subunit Sec61beta, with product MASLFSPQSQAGVLSFYDAPSKGPKINPKFVLVAVIIFALAVILMDHFIYA from the coding sequence GTGGCTTCATTATTCTCACCTCAGTCGCAGGCAGGCGTACTGAGCTTTTACGATGCCCCGTCTAAAGGCCCAAAGATAAATCCAAAATTCGTGCTTGTGGCTGTGATAATCTTTGCCCTTGCAGTAATACTGATGGACCATTTCATATACGCATGA
- a CDS encoding NAD(P)H-hydrate dehydratase, with protein MQSLKEFTIYTKKYFSIEDSYAIRANGQAMGMDEKMMVENAGSKIADYIRRRQKGKRVLFACGVGGKGAISMSIARHLMNFAEVSVALIGDASSMHNESAKFNFKTLDGILDIKEISQDNISDLRKMLSNSDAVVDGILGVGMRGRLSGLVSQAIKAINESGKYVMSIDVPSGINADTGMKNIQAVEPDLLFVVNKMKAYLKSAGQSYEISVVDIGLPITAELFTGPGDVMIATKPRELFASKYDHGNVLVVGGSTDYKGAPLLSGMASEHALAALRTGSGYVTVYAPANSSELVRSMKPELIVKQLSPKQLSDDDVKAIISTRHEAMVLGPGMQNTYMSAKQLKYIINAEYDKGVPMIIDAAGIRMLSQNKSLIKKGMVITPHDGEFKYLSGIDTSKRPLEMRIHAAMDFASNYKCVLVLKGHETIITNGSLLKINRPASPALATMGSGDVLAGMIAAYAAQCKENLIEAATAAVYVHSKIGDELFAEKGLHITASDIIESIPKALKGFDRISY; from the coding sequence ATGCAAAGTCTAAAAGAGTTTACCATATACACGAAAAAGTACTTCAGCATAGAGGATTCTTACGCCATACGGGCCAACGGCCAGGCAATGGGCATGGACGAAAAGATGATGGTTGAGAATGCTGGCTCAAAGATTGCTGACTACATAAGGCGCAGGCAAAAGGGAAAGCGCGTACTCTTTGCATGCGGCGTCGGCGGAAAGGGTGCCATAAGCATGTCCATAGCAAGGCACCTTATGAATTTCGCTGAAGTAAGCGTTGCGCTAATAGGCGATGCCTCAAGCATGCACAATGAAAGCGCCAAGTTCAATTTCAAGACCCTTGATGGAATATTGGACATAAAGGAAATAAGCCAGGACAACATTTCCGATCTTAGGAAGATGCTTTCCAATTCGGATGCTGTTGTAGACGGCATCCTCGGCGTAGGGATGCGCGGAAGGCTTTCCGGCCTTGTATCACAGGCTATCAAAGCCATTAACGAGTCAGGCAAATACGTCATGTCCATAGACGTTCCATCCGGCATAAACGCCGATACTGGCATGAAAAACATCCAGGCCGTAGAGCCAGATTTGCTCTTTGTGGTAAACAAGATGAAGGCTTACCTAAAAAGCGCGGGCCAGAGCTATGAGATCAGCGTGGTTGACATAGGGCTTCCCATAACGGCTGAGCTTTTTACTGGCCCTGGCGACGTGATGATAGCCACCAAGCCACGCGAGCTTTTTGCAAGCAAATACGACCACGGCAACGTCCTTGTCGTAGGGGGCAGCACGGATTACAAGGGCGCGCCGCTGCTGTCAGGCATGGCTTCCGAGCATGCGCTTGCCGCCCTTCGCACAGGCTCAGGATACGTGACCGTGTATGCGCCTGCAAATTCCTCAGAGCTTGTTCGAAGCATGAAGCCCGAGCTGATAGTGAAGCAGCTTTCGCCAAAGCAGCTTTCAGATGACGACGTAAAGGCAATCATTTCAACCAGGCATGAGGCAATGGTCCTGGGGCCAGGAATGCAAAATACCTACATGAGCGCAAAGCAGCTCAAATACATAATAAATGCAGAATACGACAAAGGCGTCCCGATGATAATAGATGCCGCAGGAATACGCATGCTCTCGCAGAACAAAAGCCTAATAAAAAAAGGTATGGTGATAACGCCGCATGACGGCGAGTTCAAGTACCTTTCAGGCATCGACACCTCAAAGAGGCCGCTGGAGATGCGCATACACGCAGCAATGGATTTTGCAAGCAATTACAAGTGCGTGCTTGTGCTCAAGGGCCATGAAACCATAATAACCAACGGCTCGCTGCTTAAAATAAACAGGCCAGCCAGCCCCGCGCTCGCCACAATGGGCAGCGGCGACGTACTTGCTGGCATGATAGCCGCATATGCGGCGCAGTGCAAGGAAAACCTTATCGAAGCTGCGACAGCCGCAGTATATGTCCATTCGAAAATAGGCGATGAGCTTTTCGCCGAGAAGGGCCTGCACATAACGGCTTCCGACATAATCGAGTCCATACCCAAAGCACTTAAGGGTTTTGACAGAATAAGCTACTAG
- a CDS encoding arginine--tRNA ligase translates to MEEQPYKKLHKSIYGALLNAIMASGYDVDESTLRDSIEPSRNFGDVSTSIAQRIASAKGASAKEVAERIIAALKKPDAVESADAANGFINFSLDRSKYCSSSIAQLLSSGSIFASEAGASKKAIIEYPSINPAHPMHMGQVRNVLLGEAIANLMGRAGYAVEREDYIDDLGLQVAQVVWGLTHMEKLGMKFDPSKKFDHMIGEIYVAVNRMLKDDASISEEVNNLLLAIEQRGTYESKMAREMAENFVLAEYSTIISMGIYHDVLVWESDIVHEKLLESALKILEEKGITSKPADGKYANCIVIDHSKIAGIPDEFKGMKEGTKVLVRSNGAPNYLAKDIAFHMWKLGLIPDTFKYHKFMDQGAIKKPLYSTGESGVPMEFGRASRAVNTIDARQSYEQAMVKLAIRLVGGASYEESIKHVAYGVVELEDAALSGRKGTWVGYTCDDLLREAKEKAMKLITERFKLGDEEKEGIASDIGMSAIKYEFLKLSNDKTLTFSWQRALNFEGNSGPYCEYMYARSARLLEDAAAKGFSTGAMPEGYSVSDAEFMLVKHITYAQEMLEKAAREYKPNIIVEYVSKLATLFSKFYEEVPVLKAPDEARGFRLSIVKAFNMLMKEALLALGINPVARM, encoded by the coding sequence ATGGAAGAGCAACCATACAAAAAGCTGCACAAGTCGATATACGGTGCATTGCTGAATGCCATTATGGCAAGCGGCTATGACGTGGATGAATCCACATTGCGCGATTCGATAGAACCCTCGAGGAACTTTGGGGACGTATCAACAAGCATAGCCCAGCGGATCGCAAGCGCCAAGGGCGCAAGCGCCAAGGAAGTTGCGGAGCGCATAATTGCAGCCCTAAAGAAGCCTGATGCGGTAGAAAGTGCAGACGCGGCGAACGGCTTCATAAACTTCAGCCTTGACCGGAGCAAATACTGCTCCAGCTCAATAGCGCAGCTTCTCAGCTCAGGCAGCATCTTCGCTTCCGAAGCAGGTGCTTCGAAAAAGGCAATAATAGAATATCCTAGCATAAACCCGGCGCACCCGATGCACATGGGCCAGGTCAGGAACGTGCTTCTCGGCGAAGCCATTGCCAACCTGATGGGCCGTGCAGGCTATGCCGTGGAGCGCGAGGATTACATAGACGACCTGGGTCTGCAGGTCGCACAAGTCGTATGGGGCCTTACGCACATGGAAAAGCTTGGCATGAAATTCGACCCTTCAAAGAAATTTGACCACATGATAGGGGAAATCTACGTCGCAGTAAACCGCATGCTCAAGGACGACGCAAGCATAAGCGAGGAAGTAAACAACCTGCTTCTTGCAATAGAGCAGCGCGGCACATACGAGTCCAAAATGGCCAGGGAAATGGCTGAGAATTTTGTGCTTGCAGAATACTCTACAATAATATCAATGGGCATATACCACGACGTGCTTGTATGGGAGAGCGACATAGTCCACGAGAAGCTGCTGGAATCTGCACTGAAGATACTTGAGGAAAAAGGAATAACGAGCAAGCCTGCGGATGGCAAGTATGCAAACTGCATAGTAATAGACCATTCAAAGATAGCAGGCATCCCTGATGAGTTCAAGGGCATGAAGGAGGGCACAAAGGTGCTTGTCAGGAGCAATGGAGCGCCGAACTACCTGGCAAAGGACATCGCATTCCACATGTGGAAGCTGGGCTTGATACCCGATACATTCAAGTACCACAAGTTCATGGACCAGGGCGCAATTAAGAAGCCGCTATATTCAACCGGCGAATCAGGAGTGCCAATGGAATTCGGCCGCGCTTCAAGGGCGGTCAATACCATCGACGCAAGGCAGAGCTACGAGCAGGCGATGGTAAAGCTCGCCATAAGGCTTGTCGGGGGCGCGTCGTACGAGGAAAGCATAAAGCACGTGGCTTATGGCGTGGTGGAGCTTGAGGACGCAGCGCTGTCTGGAAGGAAGGGCACATGGGTTGGCTACACGTGCGACGACCTTCTCAGGGAGGCGAAGGAAAAGGCCATGAAGCTCATAACCGAGCGATTCAAGCTCGGCGATGAAGAAAAGGAGGGCATAGCCTCAGACATAGGGATGTCCGCGATAAAATACGAGTTCCTTAAGCTGTCAAACGACAAGACGCTCACTTTCTCGTGGCAGCGCGCACTCAACTTCGAGGGCAATTCCGGGCCGTACTGCGAATACATGTATGCAAGGTCTGCAAGGCTCCTGGAGGATGCAGCTGCAAAGGGCTTTTCAACAGGCGCCATGCCTGAAGGCTATTCCGTAAGCGATGCAGAATTCATGCTTGTAAAGCACATCACGTACGCGCAGGAAATGCTCGAAAAGGCAGCAAGGGAATACAAGCCCAATATAATAGTGGAATATGTATCAAAGCTTGCGACCCTTTTCAGCAAGTTTTACGAGGAGGTGCCTGTGCTAAAGGCGCCTGATGAGGCAAGGGGCTTCAGGCTTTCCATAGTCAAGGCCTTCAACATGCTGATGAAGGAAGCGCTGCTCGCCCTTGGCATAAATCCCGTAGCAAGGATGTAA
- a CDS encoding DUF460 domain-containing protein, translating to MAHIIVGVDTGKTVAIACLSLEGKMLLTAHMKNGGIQWLINEIRETGTPSVIASDKKDRGDTIRRVNSAFNAILFMPKSDISMAEKKSAARTATIKDQHERDAYVAAVKAYNYYANKLKQAERIASSKKSGNVDAILDKVIKKHSISEALSNKKANRQVSKSVWG from the coding sequence TTGGCGCACATAATAGTTGGTGTTGACACAGGAAAGACCGTTGCGATAGCATGCCTAAGCCTTGAGGGCAAGATGCTGCTAACAGCCCACATGAAGAACGGCGGCATACAATGGCTCATAAACGAGATAAGGGAGACAGGCACCCCAAGCGTCATAGCAAGCGACAAAAAGGACAGGGGCGACACTATAAGGAGGGTCAATTCCGCATTCAATGCGATACTGTTCATGCCAAAATCCGACATATCAATGGCTGAGAAAAAGAGCGCTGCGAGAACTGCAACAATAAAGGACCAGCACGAGCGCGACGCGTATGTGGCGGCAGTAAAGGCTTATAATTATTACGCTAATAAGCTTAAACAGGCTGAGCGCATTGCTTCGAGCAAAAAAAGTGGCAACGTAGACGCGATACTTGACAAAGTAATAAAAAAGCACTCGATAAGCGAGGCGCTAAGCAACAAAAAGGCGAACAGGCAGGTCTCAAAAAGCGTATGGGGCTAA
- the cas1 gene encoding CRISPR-associated endonuclease Cas1: MNPLLISGFGTNISVDKRRLIIQNKLDNQRHEYYPHQIKHDSVIVDGHTGSISFEAMRWLVKHNISITMLNWNGNLLSVTLPKETVSSKLRLRQYEIYKDEKRRYGIAYPIIKEKVKQSINLLSELSKYYSEIDANTISSESNKESIFKLKTTYDYRNLMMYEGRIADIYWSQIINVFNKMCPEFKFVSRNNTLNSHNRNASDEINALLNYGYAVLESEVRKDLNSIGLDSSISFLHELSNSRASLVYDVQELYRWLVDLSVIQLLEEKRLKKADFIVTENYNIRLRESTAKALIEKIKLNFNARALYNGKYYSYQNILYENVRLLANYIMGKSDKPQFKVPEFKIKREDSTGVRSKVLSLTPQDRKRLSVNKSTLWYMKKHIKEGKKIKIYGKVFRKI, from the coding sequence ATGAACCCATTACTAATCTCAGGATTCGGCACTAACATAAGCGTAGATAAGCGTCGTCTAATCATTCAGAACAAGCTGGACAACCAGAGGCACGAATACTATCCGCATCAGATAAAGCATGACTCTGTAATAGTAGATGGGCATACAGGCAGTATAAGCTTCGAGGCTATGCGATGGCTGGTAAAGCACAACATCTCTATCACAATGCTCAACTGGAACGGCAATCTGCTAAGCGTTACGTTGCCTAAAGAAACGGTATCAAGCAAACTGAGGCTAAGGCAGTATGAGATATATAAAGATGAGAAGAGGCGGTATGGGATTGCATACCCAATAATCAAGGAGAAGGTCAAGCAGTCCATAAATCTGCTGAGCGAGCTATCAAAATACTACAGCGAGATTGATGCAAATACGATAAGTTCAGAATCAAATAAAGAATCCATATTCAAGTTGAAGACAACTTACGATTACCGCAACCTTATGATGTATGAGGGTAGAATCGCAGACATTTACTGGTCTCAGATCATAAACGTGTTCAATAAAATGTGCCCAGAGTTCAAGTTCGTTAGCAGGAACAACACCTTAAACTCGCATAACCGCAACGCCTCAGATGAGATAAACGCCTTGCTGAACTATGGCTATGCTGTACTGGAATCAGAGGTTAGGAAAGACCTCAATTCCATAGGGCTTGATTCATCGATTAGCTTCTTGCACGAGCTATCGAACAGCAGAGCCTCGCTTGTTTACGACGTTCAAGAGCTTTATAGGTGGCTGGTAGACCTATCTGTAATACAGTTACTAGAGGAAAAGAGGCTCAAGAAGGCGGACTTTATCGTAACAGAGAACTACAACATAAGGCTAAGGGAAAGCACAGCTAAAGCACTAATCGAGAAGATAAAGCTGAACTTCAATGCAAGGGCGTTATACAATGGTAAATACTACAGCTACCAGAATATTCTGTACGAAAACGTCAGGTTGCTTGCAAACTACATAATGGGCAAGTCGGACAAGCCACAATTCAAAGTACCAGAGTTCAAGATAAAGCGTGAAGACAGCACAGGTGTCCGCAGTAAGGTGCTAAGCCTAACTCCACAAGACCGCAAGAGGTTAAGCGTGAATAAGTCAACTCTGTGGTATATGAAGAAGCACATAAAAGAGGGAAAGAAGATTAAAATCTACGGTAAAGTTTTCAGAAAAATATGA